A single region of the Duganella sp. BuS-21 genome encodes:
- a CDS encoding TonB-dependent receptor, which translates to MISKTIVALAAVLPLAGHAETIENVDKVEVRGHYDNGVGTSGAASQGAVTAELIANRPALRPGELLEFVPGVIVTQHSGDGKANQYFLRGFNLDHGTDFATFVDGMPINMRTHAHGQGYTDLNFLIPELVDRINYKKGPYYADEGDFASAGAARMTLANKLADTTASVTLGENRYLRSVLTGSTPLAAGNLVYGAELGHNDGPWQVPEAFHKSLGVLRYAQGASDDQFSVTGMFYKGAWRASSQIPLRAVQAGELDPFGTIDASDAGRTSRYSLSAAMRKRSSDTLLQANAYLVQSSLTLFNDFTYFLDDPVNGDQARQTEKRRMGGFDVGQTWFSHWGGLDVSNKLGVQGRYDYLSPLSLTATRNQQPLRSISESTVKEGSLAAYLENTVQWQEWLRTIAGLRYDRYRFDVSSNIAENSGKVSAGTTSPKISVVLGPWAKTEFFVNYGEGFHSNDARGTTVHLTPKELEPIDPVTPLVKTRGAEIGARTEFLPGLQSSLAVWKLRSQSELVFSGDAGDTSASRGSYRSGIEWNNHYIASAWLLFDLDLAYSRGHYTEHDEAGDYIPGAIGKVASFGATVMDLGPWSGAFQMRFFGPRPLIEDNSVRSASTAIAYARVGYKFNRRWSMQLDAFNLFDRKVSDIDYYYASRLPGEPADGVDDIHYHPAERRSFRVTLKAVF; encoded by the coding sequence ATGATCAGTAAAACCATCGTCGCATTGGCCGCCGTTCTGCCTCTGGCAGGCCATGCTGAAACGATAGAAAACGTCGACAAGGTAGAGGTGCGCGGTCACTACGACAATGGCGTCGGTACTTCCGGCGCCGCCAGTCAGGGCGCGGTAACGGCGGAACTGATCGCCAATCGCCCGGCGCTGCGTCCCGGCGAGTTGCTGGAGTTTGTGCCAGGCGTAATCGTGACGCAGCACAGCGGCGACGGCAAGGCCAACCAATACTTCCTGCGCGGTTTCAACCTCGATCACGGCACCGACTTCGCGACCTTTGTCGACGGCATGCCGATCAATATGCGCACCCACGCACACGGCCAGGGCTACACCGACCTGAACTTCCTGATCCCGGAGCTGGTAGACCGCATCAACTACAAAAAGGGTCCGTACTACGCTGATGAAGGCGACTTCGCCTCCGCCGGCGCGGCGCGCATGACGTTGGCGAACAAGCTGGCCGACACCACCGCCAGCGTCACCCTGGGCGAGAACCGCTACCTCCGCTCGGTGCTCACCGGCTCCACGCCGCTGGCTGCCGGCAACCTGGTGTACGGTGCGGAACTGGGCCACAACGACGGTCCGTGGCAGGTGCCGGAAGCCTTCCACAAAAGCCTGGGCGTGCTGCGTTACGCGCAAGGCGCCAGCGACGACCAGTTCAGCGTGACCGGCATGTTCTACAAGGGCGCCTGGCGCGCCAGCAGCCAGATTCCGCTGCGCGCGGTGCAGGCCGGCGAGCTCGATCCATTCGGCACCATCGACGCGAGCGATGCGGGACGGACATCGCGTTACAGCCTGTCCGCCGCCATGCGCAAGCGCAGCAGCGATACGCTGTTGCAGGCCAATGCCTATCTGGTGCAATCGAGCCTGACGCTGTTTAACGACTTCACCTACTTCCTTGATGATCCCGTCAACGGCGATCAGGCGCGCCAGACCGAGAAGCGCCGCATGGGCGGCTTCGATGTGGGGCAGACATGGTTCAGTCATTGGGGCGGACTGGATGTCAGCAACAAGCTCGGTGTGCAGGGGCGGTACGACTACCTGTCGCCGCTGTCGCTGACCGCCACGCGCAACCAGCAGCCGCTACGCAGCATTTCGGAATCGACGGTGAAAGAGGGCAGTCTCGCTGCGTATCTGGAGAACACGGTGCAGTGGCAGGAATGGCTGCGCACCATCGCGGGCCTGCGCTACGACCGCTATCGCTTTGACGTCAGCAGCAATATCGCCGAGAACTCGGGCAAGGTCAGCGCCGGCACCACCTCGCCGAAAATCTCGGTGGTGCTGGGGCCTTGGGCCAAGACCGAATTCTTCGTCAACTACGGCGAGGGTTTCCACAGCAACGACGCGCGCGGCACCACCGTTCACCTGACGCCGAAGGAGCTGGAGCCTATCGATCCGGTGACGCCGCTGGTGAAGACGCGCGGTGCGGAGATCGGCGCACGCACCGAATTCCTGCCCGGTTTGCAAAGCTCTCTCGCGGTATGGAAGCTGCGTTCACAGTCCGAGCTGGTGTTCTCCGGCGATGCCGGCGACACCTCGGCCAGTCGTGGCAGCTATCGTTCGGGTATCGAATGGAACAATCACTACATCGCCAGTGCGTGGCTGCTGTTCGATCTGGACCTGGCGTATTCGCGCGGGCACTACACCGAGCATGACGAGGCGGGCGACTACATTCCGGGCGCGATCGGCAAGGTGGCGTCGTTCGGTGCGACGGTGATGGATCTTGGCCCGTGGTCGGGGGCGTTCCAGATGCGTTTCTTCGGTCCGCGTCCGCTGATCGAGGATAACAGCGTGCGTTCGGCCAGCACGGCGATTGCTTATGCGCGCGTGGGCTACAAGTTCAATCGGCGCTGGTCGATGCAGCTGGACGCGTTCAACCTGTTCGACCGCAAGGTCAGCGACATCGACTACTACTACGCCTCGCGGCTGCCGGGCGAGCCGGCGGACGGCGTGGACGATATCCACTACCATCCGGCGGAGCGTCGTAGTTTTCGTGTGACGCTGAAGGCGGTGTTCTAA
- a CDS encoding PhoH family protein: MPLPKIPSKPATILLAKDYPKATGPRPAPALAAVADLAPEPAPVPKKAATVKAVPTAKKPAVAKTPASAPAPAPVQAKSKAVAAVLKAAPAVLKAAADTVEAKGKSSPRNKVTPITAEAPHPAKHKANEVAIKSSTSRQADRTGTTKMFVLDTNVLMHDPSSLFRFEEHDVYLPMMTLEELDNHKKGMTEVARNARQVSRTLDALVSNTDDDAIENGIPLSKLGNKDAKGRLFFQTRLQTAELPVGLPSGKADNQILSVVRSLESEQDGRAIVLVSKDINMRIKARALGLPAEDYFNDHVMEDTDLLYSGILQLPDDFWNKHGKDLESWQENKNSQSATFYRVTGPFVPSMLVNQFVFLEPKNGEAPFYGQVKQINGKTAVLQTLRDFSHNKNNVWGVTARNREQNFALNLLMNPECDFVTLLGQAGTGKTLLALAAGLAQVLETKLYNEIIVTRVTVPVGEDIGFLPGTEEEKMSPWMGAFDDNLEVLNKSDSDGGEWGRAATQDLIRSRIKIKSLNFMRGRTFVNKFLIIDEAQNLTPKQVKTLVTRAGPGTKIICLGNIAQIDTPYLTEGSSGLTYVVDRFKGWSHSGHVTLARGERSRLADHASEVL; the protein is encoded by the coding sequence ATGCCACTGCCAAAAATACCAAGTAAGCCAGCGACTATACTACTGGCAAAAGATTACCCAAAGGCCACCGGCCCACGTCCAGCGCCCGCCCTCGCGGCAGTCGCGGACCTCGCACCGGAGCCGGCACCCGTGCCGAAGAAAGCGGCAACCGTTAAAGCAGTCCCAACCGCCAAAAAACCCGCCGTGGCCAAGACCCCGGCATCGGCACCGGCACCGGCACCGGTGCAAGCCAAATCCAAGGCCGTCGCGGCCGTGCTGAAGGCCGCCCCGGCGGTCCTGAAAGCTGCCGCCGACACGGTCGAGGCCAAAGGCAAATCTTCGCCGCGCAACAAGGTCACGCCGATCACGGCCGAGGCGCCGCATCCGGCCAAGCACAAGGCCAACGAGGTGGCGATCAAATCGTCCACCAGCCGCCAGGCCGACCGCACCGGCACCACCAAGATGTTCGTGCTCGATACCAACGTGCTGATGCACGATCCATCGTCGCTGTTCCGCTTTGAAGAGCACGACGTCTACCTGCCGATGATGACGCTGGAAGAACTGGACAACCACAAGAAGGGCATGACCGAGGTGGCGCGCAACGCCCGCCAGGTCTCGCGCACGTTGGATGCGCTGGTCTCCAACACCGACGACGACGCCATCGAGAACGGCATCCCGCTGTCCAAGCTGGGCAACAAGGACGCCAAGGGTCGCCTGTTCTTCCAGACGCGGCTGCAAACGGCCGAGCTGCCGGTGGGCCTGCCTTCGGGCAAGGCCGACAACCAGATCCTGTCGGTGGTGCGTTCGCTGGAATCGGAACAGGATGGCCGCGCCATCGTGCTGGTGTCGAAAGACATCAACATGCGCATCAAGGCGCGCGCGCTGGGCCTGCCGGCCGAGGATTACTTCAACGACCACGTGATGGAAGATACCGACCTGCTGTACTCGGGCATCCTTCAGCTGCCGGACGATTTCTGGAACAAGCATGGCAAGGACCTGGAATCGTGGCAGGAAAATAAAAACAGCCAGAGCGCCACGTTCTACCGCGTCACCGGTCCGTTCGTGCCGTCGATGCTGGTGAACCAGTTCGTGTTCCTGGAGCCGAAGAATGGCGAAGCGCCGTTCTACGGCCAGGTCAAGCAGATCAACGGCAAGACCGCCGTGCTGCAAACCCTGCGCGACTTCAGCCACAACAAGAACAATGTGTGGGGTGTCACCGCCCGCAACCGCGAGCAGAACTTCGCCTTGAACCTGTTGATGAATCCGGAATGCGACTTCGTCACCCTGCTCGGCCAGGCCGGCACCGGTAAAACCCTGCTGGCCCTGGCGGCCGGTCTGGCGCAAGTGCTGGAAACCAAGCTCTACAACGAAATCATCGTCACCCGGGTGACGGTGCCGGTCGGTGAGGACATCGGTTTCCTGCCGGGTACCGAGGAAGAGAAGATGTCGCCATGGATGGGCGCCTTCGACGACAACCTCGAAGTGCTCAACAAGTCCGATTCGGATGGCGGCGAGTGGGGCCGCGCGGCCACGCAGGATCTGATCCGTTCGCGCATCAAGATCAAGTCGCTCAACTTCATGCGCGGCCGTACCTTTGTCAACAAGTTCCTGATCATCGACGAAGCGCAGAACTTGACGCCGAAGCAGGTCAAGACCTTGGTGACGCGCGCCGGTCCTGGCACCAAGATCATCTGCCTGGGCAATATCGCACAGATCGACACGCCGTATCTGACCGAAGGTTCGAGCGGCCTGACCTATGTGGTGGACCGTTTCAAGGGCTGGTCGCACAGCGGCCACGTCACCCTGGCGCGCGGCGAACGCTCGCGCCTGGCCGACCACGCCAGCGAAGTACTGTAA
- a CDS encoding sulfite exporter TauE/SafE family protein — MSLEPHTVLMIAAAGLFAGVQNALAGGGSFITFPALLLAGLNPLAANMTSTIAMFPSQTTTAYAGRNLAGDVGSLGFRNLFLISLAGGIAGALLLLHTPASFFEKLVPWLVLFATSVFAWGSFRRKPLHTASSMPTWVLVLAQTCIAIYGGYFGGGIGFLMLAALTIAGQQVRIATATKNVLAMAMNAAATLIFATSDLISWPAALALCAGGIAGGLCGGWLVHRLPEKIMRGFVVTVGAVLTVWMFVR; from the coding sequence ATGTCCCTTGAACCGCACACCGTCCTGATGATCGCCGCTGCCGGCTTGTTTGCCGGCGTCCAGAACGCGCTGGCCGGCGGCGGCTCGTTCATCACCTTCCCCGCCCTGCTGCTGGCCGGCCTTAATCCGCTGGCCGCCAACATGACCTCCACCATTGCCATGTTTCCCAGCCAGACCACCACCGCCTACGCCGGCCGCAATCTGGCCGGCGATGTCGGCTCGCTCGGCTTCCGCAACCTGTTCCTCATCAGCCTCGCGGGCGGCATCGCCGGCGCGCTGCTCCTGCTGCACACGCCTGCATCGTTCTTCGAAAAACTGGTGCCATGGCTGGTGCTGTTCGCCACCAGCGTGTTCGCGTGGGGCAGTTTCCGCCGCAAGCCGCTGCATACGGCCAGCAGCATGCCGACCTGGGTGCTGGTGCTGGCGCAAACCTGCATCGCCATCTACGGCGGCTATTTCGGCGGCGGCATCGGCTTCCTGATGCTGGCCGCGCTGACCATCGCCGGCCAGCAGGTGCGCATCGCCACCGCCACCAAGAACGTGCTGGCGATGGCCATGAACGCCGCCGCCACCCTGATCTTCGCCACCTCGGACCTCATCAGCTGGCCCGCCGCGCTGGCGCTGTGCGCAGGCGGCATCGCCGGCGGCTTGTGCGGCGGCTGGCTGGTGCATCGCCTGCCCGAAAAGATCATGCGCGGCTTCGTGGTGACGGTCGGCGCCGTGCTGACCGTCTGGATGTTCGTGCGTTAG
- a CDS encoding heavy-metal-associated domain-containing protein, whose product MYQLQVQNMSCGHCVGAVTEAVQAVDAAAKVEIDLATKSVQIDSATPLAALQSAIADAGYPVASAA is encoded by the coding sequence ATGTATCAGCTTCAAGTACAAAACATGAGCTGCGGCCACTGTGTTGGCGCGGTGACCGAGGCGGTGCAAGCAGTGGACGCAGCAGCCAAAGTAGAAATCGACCTGGCCACCAAGTCCGTCCAAATCGACAGCGCCACGCCGCTGGCGGCATTGCAATCAGCCATCGCCGACGCAGGCTACCCGGTCGCTAGCGCCGCCTGA
- a CDS encoding type II toxin-antitoxin system HicB family antitoxin: protein MDIPILIQKTAGAKKYGVTVPDIPGCVTTGETVDRAMSNATKAIYGHLGQLIEQGKAFELKASEVENLAQEPDYAGGIWALVSLDLARLDDPPED from the coding sequence ATGGACATACCTATCCTGATCCAGAAGACGGCAGGCGCCAAGAAATACGGCGTCACGGTGCCGGACATCCCCGGCTGCGTCACCACCGGCGAGACCGTGGACCGCGCCATGAGCAACGCCACCAAGGCCATCTACGGCCACCTGGGCCAGTTGATCGAGCAAGGCAAGGCCTTCGAACTGAAAGCATCGGAAGTGGAAAACCTCGCGCAAGAACCCGACTACGCGGGCGGCATCTGGGCGCTGGTCAGCCTGGACCTGGCGCGGCTGGATGATCCGCCTGAGGATTAA
- a CDS encoding cobaltochelatase subunit CobN, whose amino-acid sequence MFRNKLWAAALCLLTLLSLGLGGVARTAPAPRTLALMLGDVESRPTVLAVRGLQDELKQLNVAIRIIPVNGLTPADRAALAAADVAVVSVKGRQAMAGLTAELQALQKARKQVFAVGAIDDSLRELGVRDDKTIQAYHAEGGVENIGNLLRYILRNSFGSSVGVAPVHAMPESGLYDVQANRTVNTYDEYVLGYAHHKPGAPWIAVPFYRASLVAGQTLPLAAIVARLEASGYNALPVFGYPYETPLKLLLDEAGKSRVELIVALGMKVGGTASVGAILDKIGVPAINAITLSQQTLTQWQESKTGLDIIERTWQLAGAEAAGLIQPTVVASRERISDAQTGLAYVEETPIAERIERLNERVAAWLALRKQGNGDKHIAMIYFNYPHGSETIGAAYLNVLPESLWQIVQRLKRDGYRIGEALPDSEGALQGEIQKWGNYPGKSKGDYMAGLKHLAESGQALLVPLADYQKWFAALPQPLRASIEQSWGRPEKAPVLWRNAKGEAFFVYPARRFGNVLMAPQPGRAWEQNLEKLHNEVSMPPSHEYIAFYLWLQKDFQANAVMHIGTHGTQEWLTGKEAGLSESDPTEALIGAMPNIYPYVMDDVGEGLQAKRRGMATIIDHMTPPFDTAGLNPDLRELLALLNDYRVAEQKSPLLASSHLVALNRLAAKSGVLKDMKKTALKSEADMEALEEYLDDTGNKLTPFGLHTFGVAPNAEQRNATARAVVSLDSVSTPEQKTARIAQLEADIEQSAQLELDRLMQALSGRYIPSGASADLVRNPNALPTGRNFFGLDPSRIPSKTTYEAGAKLAQQLADDYRKRHGAYPQKLSMNLWGVETSRHEGVMEAQAMALMGIRPTWDERGRVTGVEALSRKQLGRPRVDVTLVSSGLFRDLFPNLLVLMDQAAQLAQRQDDEGGNVMAANSRKTAAALSARGITPEEAQRMASVRIFGVPSGAYGTQIEKLIPLTNAWKNEKEVADVFINRMSHPFGAGYWGDDKANPEQRRALFKAALSGSQIALHSRSSNLFATLDNDDFFQYLGGTAMAIRSVDGKTPEVMVSDLANPRRATHKTLEQYMGQEMQARYLNPRWADGMLKEGYSGARYISRVVDYLWAWQVTVPEVVDDGKWQRMYDTYVEDRHGLKVRERFANAGNLRAFQAVTDRMLSAIERGYWKPSDAVRSKLAQMNAQAIKDAGVSCSADSCSKATLKVAPQFNADFVPNVGSNAAVVRGAATAARAGGAAPSPQAAMQNAAAELQALQAKAEAQPAPTPAAAASPSPKPAAKPAPKPAVKSEAADKVSGFEMQTLSNLTPVQKTVGSLALLALAAALVGAGYVGRRNKLRKLKGFI is encoded by the coding sequence ATGTTCCGGAATAAGTTATGGGCTGCGGCCCTGTGTTTGCTGACATTGCTGTCGCTTGGCCTGGGCGGCGTTGCGCGCACCGCACCGGCGCCGCGCACCTTGGCCTTGATGCTGGGCGATGTGGAATCACGACCGACCGTGCTGGCAGTGCGCGGATTGCAGGATGAGCTGAAGCAGCTGAACGTCGCCATCCGCATCATCCCGGTGAACGGCCTGACGCCGGCCGACCGCGCTGCGCTGGCCGCCGCCGACGTGGCGGTGGTCAGCGTCAAAGGCCGTCAGGCCATGGCGGGGCTGACCGCAGAACTGCAAGCGCTGCAAAAGGCGCGCAAGCAGGTGTTTGCGGTTGGCGCCATCGATGACAGCCTGCGCGAGCTGGGCGTGCGCGACGACAAAACCATACAGGCCTATCACGCCGAAGGCGGTGTGGAAAATATCGGCAACCTGCTGCGCTACATCCTGCGCAACAGCTTCGGCTCCAGCGTCGGCGTGGCGCCGGTGCATGCGATGCCGGAATCGGGCCTGTACGATGTGCAGGCCAACCGCACCGTCAACACCTACGACGAATACGTGCTCGGCTACGCACATCACAAGCCCGGTGCGCCGTGGATCGCCGTGCCGTTCTACCGCGCCAGCCTGGTGGCGGGACAAACGCTGCCGCTGGCGGCCATCGTGGCACGGCTGGAGGCCAGCGGCTATAACGCGCTGCCGGTGTTCGGCTATCCCTACGAAACGCCGCTCAAGCTGCTGCTCGATGAAGCCGGCAAAAGCCGCGTGGAGCTGATCGTCGCGCTGGGCATGAAGGTTGGCGGCACCGCCAGCGTGGGCGCCATCCTCGACAAGATCGGCGTGCCGGCGATTAACGCCATCACCCTGAGCCAGCAAACGCTGACGCAGTGGCAGGAGTCCAAGACCGGCCTCGATATCATCGAGCGCACCTGGCAGCTGGCCGGCGCCGAAGCGGCTGGCCTGATCCAGCCGACCGTGGTCGCCAGCCGCGAACGCATCAGCGATGCGCAGACCGGCCTGGCCTACGTTGAAGAGACGCCGATCGCGGAACGCATCGAGCGCCTCAATGAGCGCGTTGCAGCCTGGCTGGCGCTGCGCAAGCAGGGCAACGGCGACAAGCACATCGCCATGATCTACTTTAACTACCCGCACGGTTCCGAGACCATCGGCGCGGCTTATCTGAACGTGCTGCCGGAAAGCCTGTGGCAGATCGTCCAGCGCCTCAAGCGCGACGGTTACCGCATCGGCGAGGCGCTGCCGGATTCGGAAGGCGCGCTGCAAGGCGAGATCCAGAAGTGGGGCAACTACCCTGGCAAATCCAAGGGCGATTATATGGCGGGCCTGAAGCATCTGGCCGAAAGCGGCCAGGCCTTGCTGGTGCCTCTGGCCGATTACCAGAAGTGGTTCGCGGCCTTGCCGCAGCCGCTGCGCGCCTCGATCGAGCAATCGTGGGGCCGACCGGAAAAGGCGCCGGTCCTGTGGCGCAACGCCAAGGGCGAAGCGTTCTTCGTCTATCCAGCGCGCCGCTTCGGTAATGTGCTGATGGCGCCGCAGCCGGGCCGCGCATGGGAGCAGAACCTGGAGAAGCTGCACAATGAAGTGAGCATGCCGCCCTCGCACGAGTACATCGCTTTCTATCTGTGGCTGCAGAAGGACTTTCAGGCCAACGCCGTTATGCACATCGGCACCCACGGCACGCAGGAATGGTTGACCGGCAAGGAGGCCGGCCTGTCCGAAAGCGATCCGACCGAAGCGCTGATCGGCGCCATGCCTAACATCTATCCCTACGTGATGGACGACGTGGGCGAGGGTCTGCAAGCGAAGCGGCGCGGCATGGCGACCATCATCGACCACATGACGCCACCGTTCGATACGGCCGGCCTGAATCCGGACCTGCGCGAACTGCTCGCGTTGCTGAACGACTACCGAGTGGCCGAGCAAAAGAGTCCGCTGCTGGCCAGCAGCCATCTGGTGGCGCTGAACCGCCTGGCCGCGAAGAGCGGCGTGTTGAAGGACATGAAGAAAACCGCGCTGAAATCGGAAGCCGACATGGAAGCGCTGGAAGAGTATCTGGACGATACCGGCAACAAGCTGACGCCGTTCGGCCTGCACACCTTCGGCGTGGCGCCGAACGCGGAACAGCGCAACGCGACTGCACGCGCCGTCGTCAGTCTCGATAGCGTGTCCACGCCCGAGCAGAAGACCGCGCGCATCGCGCAGCTGGAAGCGGACATCGAGCAAAGCGCGCAGCTGGAGCTGGACCGCCTGATGCAGGCGCTGTCCGGCCGCTACATCCCGAGCGGCGCCAGCGCGGACCTGGTGCGCAATCCGAACGCGCTGCCGACCGGCCGCAATTTCTTCGGCCTGGATCCGTCGCGCATTCCGAGCAAGACGACCTATGAAGCAGGCGCGAAACTGGCGCAGCAACTGGCCGACGATTACCGTAAGCGTCACGGCGCCTATCCGCAAAAGCTCAGCATGAACCTGTGGGGCGTGGAGACCTCGCGCCACGAAGGCGTGATGGAAGCGCAGGCGATGGCGCTGATGGGCATCCGCCCGACCTGGGATGAGCGCGGCCGCGTGACCGGCGTGGAAGCGCTGAGCCGCAAGCAGCTTGGCCGTCCGCGTGTGGACGTGACGCTGGTGTCGTCCGGCCTGTTCCGCGATCTGTTCCCCAACCTGCTGGTGCTGATGGACCAGGCGGCGCAACTGGCGCAGAGACAGGATGACGAAGGCGGCAACGTGATGGCGGCCAACAGCCGCAAGACCGCCGCCGCGCTGAGTGCGCGCGGCATCACGCCGGAAGAAGCGCAGCGCATGGCGTCGGTACGCATCTTCGGCGTGCCGAGCGGCGCCTACGGCACGCAGATCGAAAAGCTGATCCCGCTCACCAACGCCTGGAAGAATGAAAAGGAAGTGGCGGACGTCTTCATCAACCGCATGAGTCATCCGTTCGGCGCCGGCTACTGGGGCGACGACAAAGCCAATCCCGAGCAGCGCCGAGCCTTGTTCAAGGCGGCGCTGTCGGGTAGCCAGATCGCGCTGCACAGCCGTTCCAGCAATCTGTTCGCGACGCTGGATAATGACGACTTTTTCCAGTACCTGGGTGGCACGGCGATGGCGATCCGCAGCGTGGACGGCAAGACGCCGGAAGTGATGGTCAGCGACCTGGCCAATCCGCGCCGCGCCACGCACAAGACGCTGGAGCAGTACATGGGCCAGGAGATGCAGGCGCGCTACCTGAATCCGCGCTGGGCGGACGGCATGCTGAAGGAGGGCTATTCCGGAGCACGCTACATCAGCCGCGTGGTGGACTACCTGTGGGCGTGGCAGGTCACGGTGCCGGAGGTGGTGGACGACGGCAAGTGGCAGCGCATGTACGACACCTATGTGGAAGACCGCCACGGCCTGAAGGTGCGCGAGCGCTTTGCCAATGCGGGCAACCTGCGCGCCTTCCAGGCCGTGACCGACCGCATGCTGAGCGCCATCGAACGCGGTTACTGGAAGCCGAGCGACGCGGTGCGCAGCAAGCTGGCGCAGATGAATGCGCAGGCCATCAAGGATGCCGGCGTGTCGTGCAGCGCCGATTCGTGCAGCAAGGCGACCCTGAAAGTGGCGCCGCAATTCAATGCGGACTTCGTGCCCAATGTCGGCTCCAATGCCGCCGTGGTGCGTGGCGCGGCGACCGCAGCGCGTGCCGGCGGCGCTGCGCCGTCGCCACAGGCGGCGATGCAGAACGCGGCCGCCGAGCTGCAGGCGCTGCAAGCCAAGGCGGAGGCGCAGCCTGCTCCAACGCCTGCTGCTGCTGCATCGCCCTCGCCGAAGCCGGCGGCGAAACCGGCGCCCAAGCCGGCGGTCAAATCCGAAGCCGCCGACAAGGTTAGCGGCTTCGAAATGCAAACACTCAGCAATCTGACACCGGTGCAAAAGACCGTCGGCTCGCTGGCCCTGCTGGCGCTGGCCGCTGCGCTGGTCGGTGCCGGCTACGTCGGCCGCCGCAACAAACTCCGTAAATTGAAGGGCTTTATATGA
- a CDS encoding glutathione S-transferase yields the protein MTTTYQLLYWPGLQGRGEFIRLALEEAGVPYEDLAKQKSGMPKIEASLDGGEVEHPSFAPPVLRAGDLLIGQTANILMYLGAKHGLAPRAEAGRLWANQLQLTIADIVNEAHDTHHPISTNKYYEDQKKEAKARSKDFREHRIPKFLDYFEGIVQRNPGRGGYAVGSRLTYVDLSLFQLIEGLRYAFPKTMARLEPSYPGLIALHDKVAARPNIAAYLNSKRRIPFNETGIFRRYPELDK from the coding sequence ATGACAACGACCTACCAACTGCTTTACTGGCCCGGCCTGCAAGGTCGCGGTGAATTCATCCGGCTGGCGCTGGAGGAAGCCGGCGTGCCGTATGAAGATCTGGCCAAGCAGAAAAGCGGCATGCCGAAAATCGAGGCCAGCCTGGATGGCGGCGAGGTTGAGCATCCATCGTTCGCGCCACCGGTGCTGCGGGCGGGGGATTTGCTGATCGGGCAGACGGCCAATATCCTGATGTACCTCGGCGCGAAGCACGGCCTGGCGCCGCGTGCGGAAGCGGGACGCTTGTGGGCCAACCAACTGCAGCTGACCATCGCCGACATCGTCAACGAAGCGCACGACACGCACCATCCGATTTCCACCAACAAGTACTACGAAGATCAGAAGAAGGAAGCCAAGGCGCGCTCCAAGGATTTTCGCGAGCATCGCATTCCGAAGTTTCTCGACTATTTTGAAGGCATCGTGCAGCGCAATCCAGGGCGTGGCGGCTACGCGGTGGGTTCGCGGCTGACGTATGTGGACTTGTCGCTGTTCCAGCTGATAGAAGGCCTGCGCTACGCCTTCCCGAAGACGATGGCGCGGCTGGAGCCATCCTATCCCGGCCTGATCGCTCTGCACGACAAAGTAGCAGCCCGCCCCAACATCGCCGCCTACCTCAACTCCAAACGCCGCATCCCCTTCAACGAAACCGGCATCTTCCGCCGCTATCCAGAGCTGGATAAATAA
- a CDS encoding MotA/TolQ/ExbB proton channel family protein yields the protein MLNQPADAAIHSIETLLYSISNVLYLPVLLGIAALVLHVLVCFGIFGAEWLERRRGVHILVATARQQMAAAVTALPGEPGLDVRLERVVQRADASGVRRLDGVRFVVRVGPALGLMGTLIPMGISLAGLAQGNLPKMAESMTTAFTATVVGLACSVAAYVLTLVREHWLRSDLTEIAFAAESLLASEG from the coding sequence ATGTTAAACCAGCCCGCCGACGCAGCCATCCACTCTATCGAGACACTGCTGTATTCCATTTCCAATGTGCTTTACCTGCCGGTCTTGCTCGGCATCGCCGCGCTGGTGCTGCACGTGCTGGTGTGCTTCGGCATCTTCGGCGCCGAATGGCTGGAACGCCGGCGCGGCGTACACATACTGGTCGCCACCGCCAGGCAGCAGATGGCCGCCGCCGTGACCGCGCTGCCGGGCGAGCCCGGACTCGATGTGCGGCTGGAGCGCGTGGTGCAGCGCGCCGACGCCAGCGGCGTGCGGCGCCTGGACGGCGTGCGCTTCGTGGTGCGCGTCGGCCCGGCGCTGGGCCTGATGGGCACCCTGATCCCGATGGGCATCTCGCTGGCCGGTCTGGCACAGGGCAACCTGCCCAAGATGGCCGAGTCGATGACCACCGCCTTCACCGCCACTGTGGTGGGGCTGGCCTGCAGCGTTGCCGCCTACGTGCTGACGCTGGTACGCGAACACTGGCTGCGCAGCGACCTGACCGAGATCGCGTTTGCCGCCGAATCGCTGCTGGCGTCGGAGGGTTGA
- a CDS encoding DUF2149 domain-containing protein — MRYLNKHRYSRIGEHAEDPLSGVANLFDASIVFIVAMMLALFSAWNMMDLLDPNSEVTIAKKTADGRVEVLTKKGAEIKVSKVSDQPLSGAGKRLGTAYQLPDGKVIYVPE, encoded by the coding sequence ATGCGCTATCTGAACAAACACCGCTACAGCCGCATCGGCGAGCACGCGGAAGACCCGCTGTCCGGTGTGGCCAACCTGTTCGACGCCAGCATCGTGTTCATCGTGGCCATGATGCTGGCGCTATTCTCGGCCTGGAACATGATGGATCTGCTGGATCCGAATTCCGAAGTCACCATCGCCAAGAAAACCGCCGACGGTCGCGTGGAAGTGCTGACCAAGAAGGGCGCGGAAATCAAGGTGAGCAAGGTGAGCGACCAGCCGCTGTCCGGCGCCGGCAAACGTTTGGGCACGGCATATCAGCTGCCGGATGGGAAGGTGATCTATGTTCCGGAATAA